One part of the Candidatus Zixiibacteriota bacterium genome encodes these proteins:
- the kbl gene encoding glycine C-acetyltransferase, producing MAYSDTTRAAYQRELSGIRQAGLFKEERFIHAPQGPEIEVEYPAGAATRTVINMCANNYLGLSSHPEVVAAARRGLDNRGYGMSSVRFICGTQDIHRELERRLTDFLGTEDTLLFPSCMDANAGVFEAVLTEQDVMIADRLVHASLIDGIRLCKAMSDSYKHADMGHLEEKLQEHQDKRVRLVITDGVFSMDGDLAPLDRIVALAEKYDAMILVDDSHASGFIGRTGRGTHEHCGVLGKIDLITTTLGKALGGASGGCVSGRRELVEMCRQRARPYLFSNTVPPVIVSGAIKVLELISSSTARRDKLEENTRYWRKLLVDAGFDVRAGDSPIVPVMLYNAKLAQDIARDLFGEGIYAVGFFFPVVPKGQARIRTQLSAAHERHHLDAAIAAFTKVGAKYDILGKGKKEIIEKYGM from the coding sequence ATGGCATACAGTGACACCACCCGCGCCGCGTATCAACGCGAGTTGTCGGGAATCCGACAGGCCGGGCTGTTCAAGGAAGAGCGTTTCATCCATGCGCCGCAGGGACCGGAAATCGAGGTGGAGTACCCGGCCGGGGCCGCCACCCGCACAGTCATCAACATGTGCGCCAACAACTACCTGGGACTGTCCAGTCATCCCGAGGTGGTCGCGGCGGCGCGGCGTGGTCTCGACAACCGCGGCTATGGCATGTCGTCGGTCCGCTTCATCTGCGGCACACAGGACATCCACCGCGAATTGGAGCGCCGGCTGACCGATTTCCTGGGGACCGAAGACACGTTGCTGTTCCCGTCCTGCATGGATGCCAATGCCGGCGTCTTCGAGGCGGTCTTGACCGAGCAGGACGTCATGATTGCCGACCGTCTGGTCCATGCCTCGCTCATCGATGGGATACGCCTGTGTAAGGCGATGTCCGACAGTTACAAACACGCCGACATGGGGCATTTGGAGGAGAAGCTGCAGGAACACCAGGATAAACGGGTGCGCCTCGTGATCACCGATGGCGTCTTCTCGATGGACGGCGACCTGGCCCCGCTGGACCGAATCGTGGCCCTGGCGGAGAAGTATGATGCCATGATTCTGGTCGATGACTCCCATGCTTCCGGGTTCATCGGTCGCACCGGCCGGGGCACCCATGAACATTGCGGGGTTCTCGGGAAGATCGACCTCATCACGACGACTCTCGGCAAGGCGCTGGGCGGCGCCTCCGGAGGGTGTGTGAGCGGACGACGGGAATTGGTCGAGATGTGCCGCCAGCGCGCCCGGCCATACCTGTTCTCCAACACCGTGCCGCCGGTCATCGTGTCCGGGGCCATCAAAGTGCTGGAGCTGATCTCATCCTCAACCGCCCGCCGGGACAAGCTGGAAGAGAACACACGCTACTGGCGGAAGCTCCTCGTTGATGCGGGATTCGATGTCAGAGCCGGCGACAGCCCGATCGTCCCGGTGATGCTGTACAATGCCAAGTTGGCGCAGGACATCGCCCGCGACCTCTTCGGCGAGGGGATCTACGCCGTCGGGTTCTTCTTCCCGGTCGTCCCCAAAGGGCAGGCACGAATCCGGACCCAGCTTTCGGCGGCCCATGAGAGGCATCACTTGGATGCCGCGATCGCCGCCTTCACCAAGGTCGGGGCCAAGTACGACATCCTTGGGAAGGGAAAGAAGGAGATCATCGAGAAGTACGGGATGTGA